The Orcinus orca chromosome 1, mOrcOrc1.1, whole genome shotgun sequence DNA window CAGCTGTGCCCTCCCCCTCCTCATCCTCACCAGATCCCAGACACATGATGTCCACCCCCAAAGCCCCTCCCCGTCAACCCTGCTTTTCCTTTGCCAGCTCGGACTGTGCTGGGGCAGGGGCCACAGCTGTGGGCAGGAGGCACTGAGCACCAGCCACGGCTACCACCTCTTCTGCGCGTTGCTCACTGGCTTCCTCTTTGCCTCCCACCTGCCTGAGCGGCTGGCACCAGGACGCTTTGATTACATCGGTGAGAGCAGACCTGGCCTGGCCCAGGAGGGGTTGGGGAGACAgctccccagagcacagagtgaaCTGAGTAAAGGAGAGTATTCCTGGCAGGGCCCTCAGGGTCCAGGCCCAGCCCCAGTCCTCAGATAACAACAAAACCAGCAGCCTGTAGGCCAGGGGCTCTGTGCACAGCAGCTCACTCACTCTTGCCAATAACTGGGAATTGGGTTTCTTATTCCCAGTTTTAGGGGAGTAGCAGGCCCAGAGGATGTGGTGCTCACCATGGGTCACAGGATGAGTTGGGGCAGCCCTGGGGATGGGGTATGTGCCCTCACACGCCCATCCTCCCCACAGGCCACAGCCACCAGCTATTCCACATCTGTGCAGTGCTGGGCACACACTTCCAGCTGGAGGCGGTGCTGGCTGATATGGGATCTCGCCGAGCCTGGCTGGCCATGCAGGAACCGCCGCTGGGCCTGGCGGGCACAGTGGCCACACTGGGCTTGGCAGTGGCTGGGAACCTGCTCATCATTGCTGCTTTCACAGCTTCCCTATTTCAGGCTCCCAGTACGTGCCCCCTGTTGCAGGGTGGCCCGCTGGAGAGGAATACAAAGGCCAAACTACAGTGAGGCCCCAGCTCTGAGCCTGCCCTGGAGGGAAGCAGAGGCCaggtgcccccccccccgcccccacccccgtgcTGGGGAGGAGCCCAGACCCAGGCCTGATAAGACAGGGGCACTTCTGAGCCTGGAACCAAGAGGAGTGGCTGAGGAGAGAGTGCGGAGAtcagaaggcagaggagaggagaggggctgggaggcTGGCAGAGAGTGAGTAGGAGGGTCAGGGAGGGTGCTCTTGATGGGGCTGGGGGAAGTGCTGAGGGTCTGAGAGGGGAGGTGCGTGTGTCCAGGCTGGAGCTGCCCCACCTGCCATTGAAGGCTGGGATGGGGAGGTGTTGGGCCCTTTCATCTGGTCCCATCTCTGGTGCTCCTGGAGTTTCTGCTCAGCCCAGGCAAGAACTAACATGACTAACCCAGGCCCATCCTGAATGCTTATTAACCAGGCCAGGAGGCCCGctactgcccccacccccaaaccaggCAGTACCATCTACCGGAAGCTCTTTGCCTATGGCGATGAGGCTGTCTGTCCTGGTCACAGCCGTGTACTCCAGGCGTCCAGGCCTTTGGGATCTGGTCTATTTGGGTGTGTCACGGATGGGGCAGTGGGTTGAGGTGGGGGAGGGTGCTGGGCTAGAGAGGAGAACCCTATTTAGACTTTAGGAAGCCACCTTCAATGCTTCTGGACTGAGGCAGggataaataaataactcaacAACAGATTTTGGGAAGCACTTTCTGGgactgaaaaagataaaacctcTCCACTCCCCATCCTCCCAATACCTCCTCCTCACACTCCATAGATGGACAAAGAATCACAGCCCCACCAGTTCCTCTTCCAGAGTTTATTCTGGAGCAGCTGGGATGATGCTCCCAGCTGCTGGGATCTCACACTTGCCGGGCAGGGAggtcagggagaggggagggggaggggtcccGGAGAGGAGCCAGAGCTGGGGGCTGCCAGCCAGGCCGGCAGGGCTGAGAGCTCTAGGCTGTGCCGTAGAAGCGCCGATAGGCCTCCTGGAAGCCAATGTGGTCAGCCAGCTCGTCACAGGCGGGGTTGAGCTCACACACCTCCCTCCTGGGCTCCAGCGGATCTGGGTAGGGGGCTGGGGCTCTGAGAGCCCAACACACTGGCGTCAGCCTCCATGCAAAATGCCCGCCCCTCCTCCCACTGCACTTGGGGCTCCAGAGTCCTCCCACAGCGGCCGCTCCTCCCAGCCCATCCTGGAGATGCAGGGCCCTGGCCCAGCACCTCCTTTTCTCTCACCCCAGCCCATGATCCAGGTAGCGCCTGAGTCTCTTCACCACCTCGCTGCCCTCCTGCTTGGACACAAAGGCTGTGGAGCAGAGGGTCAGGGGTCAGGTGATTCCGAGTTTGGGTGGACAAGGTGGGGAGTAGGCTGGCCTTCCTGAGAGCCagatgggagggggaaggaggggagaatgggaCTGAGGGGACCAGGGTGAGACAGGGGTGCTGGGAGTGGGCAGCACCATTGAGTGATACAGGGCACAGCTTCCCATCAGGCCCTGCCTCATACCTGCACCTTTGCCAGACTCCTCATCTCTGGGCTTTGCATCTGCAAGAAAAAGGAGCCCAGTTCACCCCTGCTCATCCCTAgggctctccctctcctcccctctcctctccctccacaaGGACAGCAGTGGGGGCAAATGGACTGAGCCCACAGAAAGGTGGTTAGACTGCCAATAGGGACTGCCAGTGGAAGGGGTGAGGAGAGGTGAGGCCATGGTGCTTTCCCCTCGCAGCTCCCGCGGGCTGGGGCAGGGGTAGGGGCACTCACCTGACCAGCCAGCGAGGCAGAGTGTGGCCAGGGCCAGTAGGGCGAGGAACATGAGGGGTCTCATGGTGTGTCTGTCAGCGGCTGTGCTAGGGCTGCTGCTCAGGACTCAGCTGGtctgcccctcccagcctccagcactgttTTATACTCTCTGGGCTGTGCCCCAGAGGCAAGGGTGCGGGCGGGTCTTGGGGGAATCTACCAGGGCTATTTGGGGGTCAACTGCCTAGGCCAAACCCCAAAGGATGTTGTGGTTGGAGCTGCGGCTGCCTGGGCAGGCCTCTGGGAGTGATGGAGGAAGGTGGGCTTCAGTCCAAGACTGCCAGCCTCCAGACAaggtccccagcccctcctcaagGGGGTTGCCCCAGGTCTCCCAGCCCCTACTCACTCTCCCTCGGAGCCCCAGCCTCAGTTTGAGCACCAGCGGGGCAGACGGGGAGGGGTAGGAGGGGGAGCCTAGAGAGGAAGGGGGGCCCAGAGGTCCAAAATAGATTTGCACAGAGCTGGGCTACAGCCTCCCACAGGCTGATTTCCACTGTCAGCCCTGTGGGCAGGAGCCAAACTCAGTGAGGGAGGGCCAATGCCCTCATTCACCCCGAGGGCCTCTGCCCCAGAGAGACCTCAACAGCAGGCCTGGCATGGGGGCGGCTCGACTCTGCTCAGGCCCTGAGCCTTGGGACG harbors:
- the BGLAP gene encoding LOW QUALITY PROTEIN: osteocalcin (The sequence of the model RefSeq protein was modified relative to this genomic sequence to represent the inferred CDS: deleted 1 base in 1 codon): MRPLMFLALLALATLCLAGWSDAKPRDEESGKGAAFVSKQEGSEVVKRLRRYLDHGLGAPAPYPDPLEPRREVCELNPACDELADHIGFQEAYRRFYAQPRALSPAGLAGSPQLWLLSGTPPPPLSLTSLPGKCEIPAAGSIIPAAPE